In Malus sylvestris chromosome 16, drMalSylv7.2, whole genome shotgun sequence, the following are encoded in one genomic region:
- the LOC126609067 gene encoding glu S.griseus protease inhibitor-like, with product MASDPCEGTEGKYVWPELLVAEGMVAEATIKRENSTVNIEIVVEGTILPADFRCVADRVRVWFDTDGFVTRVLVIG from the exons ATGGCATCTGATCCATGTGAGGGTACTGAAG GTAAGTATGTATGGCCTGAGCTGTTAGTAGCCGAGGGTATGGTTGCGGAGGCAACAATTAAGAGGGAGAATTCCACTGTCAACATTGAAATCGTGGTAGAAGGAACCATTTTACCAGCAGATTTCCGATGTGTAGCTGATAGGGTTCGAGTTTGGTTCGATACAGATGGCTTTGTTACCAGGGTACTTGTAATTGGTTAA